gattggttcaataatgtatgctatgatatgtacacgctcggatgttgcgtacgcactcagtgctacgagaagataccagtcagacccaggagaggcgcattggactgctgccaagaatattctgaagtacctgaaaaggcacaaagatgacttcctggtctatggtggagatgatgaattaattgttaaaggctatacagacgcaagtttccaaaccgacaaagatgatttcagatcacagtctgggtttgtcttctgcctcatcggaggtgcagtaagctggaaaagtgataagcaaagcaccattgcggattctacaactgaagcggagtacattgctgcacatgaagcagcaaaggaagctatatggctaaggaagttcataggtgaacttggtgtaatcccctccattaaaggaccaatagccctgtattgtgataataacggagctattgcacaggcaaaggagcctagacaccaccagagagtcaagcatgtacttcgtagatttcaccttctacgagagttcgttgaaagaaaagaagtcgagataaacaagattggaactgatgacaacatatcagatccattgactaaacctctgccgcaggcgaagcacaactcgcacacttcagctatgggaatcaagcatattggagaatggctttgatatccctgtttaatgtttttaaagttttagagtttaaatctttgtaaaacattattggttaatcattcacaataaatgaaaagaattcatttttccatttaatttgtggtttattaaatgatgagtcccttcaatttgacgatgtattcaagatagactgtcaggaccagtcctgtgactaagaaatgtctatcaagtgaacttgaatgtcaaaggttgaaaatggtccctagtcggagttttctataaaattggacgcatagaaaacgttagacgattagaatgcaagatgactagtagttctgtttcttgaactatgtggacatggcaatgtcataatcatttgcatagatacttactttgggaagactagtatcggacaagacctatgaaactttactgtaagagatgaaaatctgtcataagtaaatttcattaaaattattagacactaaatcctcaatacatgagtgatttgagattacttgtttgagaactggttgctttgacgttgaccaaccgtcgcaccgtaaaaggaggctataaaggcaacgctcaggtaatcacctatcaaacgaagtctaatctcaagatcgcaagattggaattgtcctcccataaatcgggatgagatgcttaaaagttgtacaaggccactcggagagctagaaactgtgaaatgcatggccgtgctcggatgaatcacaggctatgattatctgtttatttgatcagttgaactctgaaaccgaggaacacctctggacataataaggatgacaactcttaccttatgttcaagagcaagaatcgagcgacaaaggaattaggaaatgcacacttgtccctaaggacaagtgggagactgaaggaaataatgcccttggtccaagtatgcattctatgttaagtctaataagtgcggttcagtattaattaacaagttaataattcagtgagatcaagtgagctgaatgcctagctagaggccgcttcagttcaagtggaattaatgatattaatccacagcttactcttgaccgaacccgtagggtcacacaaatagtacgtaaacggatcaagtatttaatggcattaaatactccatctatggatattcggaatcgacggatcttggtttcagtgggagctgagatcgtcacaggcaagaaatgaatgctccggaaacgatgatattgccggaaacggaaatatggatcgtatcggaaatataaatattatccaagtcgtagatgttgccggaaacggaaacatggtacgtaccggaaaatattatcggaaatggaaatgttgccggaatcggaaatattgccggaaacgaaaatattgtcagaatcggaaatattatcggaatcggaaaataattccggaaacggaaatattaaatatttgttcgaaacggaaattaattccggaatcggaaatattaaatattgttcgtatcggaaatgaattccggaatcgggaaattaatcggaagcgtatcgtacgaattagcatcggacgaggcctgccagacgaaggcctagcacgaagccgggccatcgcccagcaagccagcgcgccacaacgcaccagccaaggctgcgccaggcccagcgcgcgccaaggctgcggcagcgtgtgggcctcgtggcaatgggctgcgagctcgcgcatggcgcccctcgtgggctgctgtgcgtgcgtgtgtgtgtttgtgtgctatacgaatcctaaagctatcaggtttcgacatatgattaaattcctaaacctaaaaggatgaattaattaaataagaattctattaggattctagtttaattaattcgtatcctaataggattccagttcctttttcatacctctataaataggtgcctagggtcataatttatagagacaattcaagtattcaaagtgatttttgagagcaaaaattcagtcatataattgcctacaatagccgaaaattctaagtaccttaagggcgatcctagttggtcaagcttaaggcggatccggacgtgctgtggactatctacggagggacgacacttggagtcctaaagacttattcttgttcggttcgggcgcagctagggagggcacgcaacaaagtgtatgcatctaaactattctaaatgattatgtgttaataatatgctttcctggatttatggtttttccgcatgatttatgttttgtcatatgaatcataacctaacagttgtaacttgtaagcaTGGTTCTATAGCTGTTTTAGAAGGATTAGAGAGAGCAAAAGGACCATTGTGGATCACATTAACCCTCACCCTAACTCCCAACACCAGAAAAAGAAGTGTGTAGAAACGTCTTTTTCAACGTGTTTCCACAAACAGGAATACCCCACAGCCTTCATTTCTCTCCAATAGACAATAATATTACGTACAAAAACTCCATACATGAACTTACAATAAGCTTCACTCATCATCCTCGTTAGATAAACCAGCCTATCTAACAGCTAAATTACACAAAAATGACCTCAAGAAATTTGTGTTGTTCTCGGTTGTAAGTGCTCTGTCTGACACACATGACTGTAGTTTAAGCTAGCACTTCAGATCATAAACTTTGGCTGCAAttttcactaggaaaatttccTATGACAACCCCTTCTTTGAGTCTTTGACACTGTTGATAAGAGGATGTTGAGCTAACTAGTTTGAGGCGCTTGTTTTTTAGCTTTGGGGTCAAGGACCAAAGACTTAACACATAGCCGTGGCTTAGTGCTAACAAGGTCTTGAGAAAGGACTGAGACTGCAACAACCAGTGAACCCTTTGGCATCCCATATAGGGGAAGTAGCTCAATGAAAATACAAATCTGCACAACACACCCCCCCAAAAAAGAAGTCAAAAAAACAGAATATTAATGTAATGGCATGACACTGAGTAATAAATTATAAGTGGGAGTTTATTACCTCTGGGGATTTAAGGTCCACGGATGAATCTGATACAGCCTCTTTTACAGCAGCAGCTACAATGGCGAAGCACTTGTTCCGATCTAGCAAAGCACAAAGATTAGGATCACTGATTTTATCTTTCGCAATTTTTAACTCTGTCTCCTCGATTCCTCTTCTACAGTAGCTAACTGCAAACTAAAGATAAACTAAATTAGGTTGGTGCAATAAGATCAAACAAAGACCATACTACACTTTCATAATTGTAGTTTTGCGTTGGGGGAGAGGGGGGGAGGTATACCTAACATAAAAAGAAAGCTAATGAACAATGGTACCTCAGCCCCCAAAACacagaaagaataaaagaaaaagggaagaaagaaaaaaaacccaGTCATATTCGGAATGCCATAGTCGGCCACAAAAGATAAAATTTAAAGTATGCTCACCTTTAGAGGTCTAGAAGACCTGTTACTTTTGTCTTCAACAAACTTGAGAACAAGATTTAACACAGTGGTACTGACTTCCGTTTCGTTCAACCTACAAGTAGCTTGAATTGGGAAAATTCGATTGCACCAGCTGCAGAGAGGGACTATATTTGTTTAACAGATAATTACAAGCATAAGCTGAGTGTAGTATTTGACACACTGGTTCAAATTGATGCCTATAGTTTCTCATGCACGGAGTGAGAAGTGGTGTAGTTTCGATCAATCAATCCACCCAATCTGAGAATTGAAATTAGACATTCATGCACAAACAAAATTCATTGCAGTTGTCATAATACATGCACAATTAATCTTCATTACAACTTGGATATGATAATCAGTCATTAACTATTATGTCAACACTTTCCAACAGCAGCTAGGGGGCGACTTTCATGCTTGATTTATAGTTGCTAAACTTATATCTAAGACCACAAAACATGCCTAAAGCCTACCAAATTGGTCCTACCGATTTCGGTATGGTGATGTCATCCATGATCCAATCTCGGGCAAACTTCGGAGGCCACCAAAACCCCCAAGAGACCTACCTATAGTTTCTATCAACACTTTCCACAAGTTTCTTTTGGCATGATGGCCTTTTCTCGGCGATAAATCTTGGGAATGGTCTCATGTAAATACCAGTTGGTACTCGAAAACCTTACAACACTAACACTTCCTGTTCATAACAATAATTTCCATTGGCATCCAGGTTCCAGAGTTCTTAAATGCTTTATTGGGTGACCACTTGGCCTATATTGAGTTTAAGGTAGCCCTCAGTGTACATCTGCCGCATTGCTTTAGCCTAAGCTATGTATCCTTGTGGGGGTGAAGCCCCAATTGCAAGTCAGCGATTCAGCGAGTGGGCACATCAGGCAAAACACAGGTTCAAAGTTAGAAGCATTCATTGTAAGTTTGTAACCCAATGCTTGTGGACGTAGATACAAGTTCTTCAAAAGTTTTCCATGTTAGAAGCATACAATTGTAACCCAATGCTTGTGGACCTAGATACAAGTTCTTAAAAGGTTGTCCATATCTTAGGGCTTTCTCAGTAATCATAATGACAACCATGGCCTGATAGGTAGGCCTATAAATGGTGGTAACGTCTGGGAAGAAACTTATCCCCTACTTACAGTATCCATGATCTTATCCAATGGGCAATTTTGGAAAGAGGTAAATTTAAGAAGCTcccaagtttttatactttgtatAAAACAGTACTTCTACCATACCTTGAAGATTTCACAATACACCATGCAACTctttctactttttttttttttctgacctTAATGTGCTCAGTCAATCACCAACTTCTAGTACATCAATTTACATTATTGCCAAAGCTTTGAGGGTGACAGAAAGCAATAACTTCCAGCCTTATCATTTACTAATCATCAGTGGGCTCCTTATCACCCCGAAAGCACCCAAGTAATTCATCTATGATCTGATTTTCTACATTATTCTTGATGGCCATTGGGTCATTTCCTTTCTTGGATAGAAATTGAATGCATGAGTGTATGACCTACCCAGGCCTAAAAGCTTTAATATTGTTTGATCCAAAAATTGTAATGATTAGATGGGCACAGAAAAAAGAAACTGATAGAGAAAACATATCTAGGATGGTTATTGTGAGTGATAGAACATAGAGACAGTAATTTAAAATGATGGTTCAGCCCCAGTGCTTACAGTGGTCGTTTTAATGCTCCTGATTCTAAGGATTGATTTACATCGGTGACTATGCTGACTGGATCGAAAGAACTGCCTTTGGGGAAAGTAAAGAGAACAAGGCCATTTCTTGTCACCTTTACCAGCAAAAGACTGGGAGTTTGTTTGACAGAATCATCAGTTGCTCCAAAAGATTGAGATCCATCTTTTGAAAACTCACCTGCACACATATAAATCAAAGCTTATATCTTCCAAAAACAATGCGCAACTGAATATGCAATTGGTCCTAAGGATTGAGAAGCCAAATCTTAGTAGCTTACTTTCGCTAGTTATGTTAGAGGCTCCCTCCCCTTGGCCTAATTTCCTCTTTTTAACATCTTCACTGGAATCGGACGCTCCCAAGCAGTTATTACCACTGGGATCAATATACTGCAAAAATAAAGCAAAGAACTCAACAGTGAGTATTAACAATTACTAAGAAATACAACAGGTGTACCGAAGTAGAAAATGATCTCCATTAATACAACAAACGAAATAAATTTTTATCTACATCAATATTAGTGAACAGTTACTATCACCCTTAGGAGCCAGTCCTACATAAAGTGAAATCAAATAAACAAAGAAGAGGATGTTAATATATGTGTAGATTATCAAGGAAATACCTTTCCAAGAATGGATATGGCTTCTTTTGTTGCACTCTTCTCCCTCTCTGtaaagaaataatttttttaaacaaaTTTCTTGTCAAATGAGGATCACACTACAAAGTACTTTGTATTCAATAATATGACTAAGCGATTGACAACTTCAATGAATTTTTTTAAGGCGAATAGAGTAGTTGAAGAACTAATACAGACTAAAGAACACTCATGTGGTAATTAACATTCACAAGTGGTGAGGGGAACCGAACTCCATTTCATGCTTTTCAGATGCATACACATGAGGCATAGCAAAAGATTTACGCATCCTCGTGAGGAGAGCTAACAAAGAATTGGGAGCTTGATATTCAAAAATGGATAACATGAGGTACTCAAGACAGTGTGGGTAACAGAGGTAAAGTGGTTCAGAATGAAGTTAACAGAATGAAGTAGTTCATTAAAACGGGACTTTTATGGTAGACCATCAATTAGACAATCACATAGACAATCACATGGTAAAGGGAGACATTCACGATATAGGGAGGCACACCATTCTTCCATATGTAACTCCATGTACAAGTTATCAACAAATCTACCAAGGCAACAATCCTGTTTCTCTTCTCACGTAATTGAAATTTCCAAGAATCTCGTTAAAAATACCAAATTTAAACCATTGTCCTCACATCGTAGATTTTTTGTAGCTCGAGGGGTGGATATCTTCAACATAACTAAGGTCTAAGGTTATACAGCCCCAATTAGGGTCCGAAATTTTACAATATTCCTTCCCCTATCAATCAATTATAGGTTTTGTCAATCAACAAAGTTCTCCAATTTAAAAAAGACTGGAGCTTTTGATGCATAATTTTTCAATAGCATTTCACTGGTATCAACACTATGGTTTACAAAGAAACAAACCTTTACATTATAATTTCAACATTTGATATAACATTGAACAATCTACCATTACCCAACACAAATTCTACTAACCCTAGCAAGTAGCAACCAATTTCTAATCCTTTAATCCTACCCTATGTGTCATTCACGCAACACAATTTACATCAAAACTCAAACTTGAATAACAAGAACGGTAAAGTATCagtaaaaacaaacaaattaaacaaaaaatccaaaatcccaaaTCAAATAAAGAACAATAAAAGTGGGAGAAAGCATCAAATTAATCAATGACCCATTAAATTGaggtgaaggagagagaaaaagagtgATAAAGTACTGACTGATAGGGCAAGTAATGAGGAAGCCGGAATGAGAATGTTGGAGGAGAAAAGAAGGAGCGTTGTAATCAAAGCGAGGAATACTTATGATAGCAGAGTGTTGCTCCCATGGCTTCATTTCCTCTTTAACTCCTTCATTTTCTTCTCCTTCTTGCTGATGTTCTTCCCCTGATTTCTTCGACTCTTCTACTTCCGCCATTCTTGTTTGTTTTGGCAGAACGGGCTGTGTTTTACGGAGTACAAGTTTAGGGCTACCGGCTATTTCACTCGGCTAGGTGGCTGAATCCCCATTCCCACGTTTGGAGGTCAGATGGATTAAAAAAGTGTATCGCTAAAAGTCGTCCCAATATATTTTAAAATGacacattattttaattgatacTGTTATTTAAGTATCAACACTCGAAAATACTTCAGAAGTTACGAAATTTAGATTATAAGTAATACTAGTGGAACCAAAATCTAGCAACGGAACCTACTCATTGATTGAAAAGAAATTATTAAAACAAAGTAATTTAATTATACATAATTTCTAAATGCAGAAAATATTTTCTTTGTGCAAAACTAAAAATGTCATAACTACCCTTTACATCCTtattagaaataaaaataaaaataaatgaaaacctATTACTCCGTAATTCCGTATCATTATCCCTGCTA
This genomic stretch from Spinacia oleracea cultivar Varoflay chromosome 3, BTI_SOV_V1, whole genome shotgun sequence harbors:
- the LOC110795318 gene encoding uncharacterized protein: MAEVEESKKSGEEHQQEGEENEGVKEEMKPWEQHSAIISIPRFDYNAPSFLLQHSHSGFLITCPIKREKSATKEAISILGKYIDPSGNNCLGASDSSEDVKKRKLGQGEGASNITSESEFSKDGSQSFGATDDSVKQTPSLLLVKVTRNGLVLFTFPKGSSFDPVSIVTDVNQSLESGALKRPLWCNRIFPIQATCRLNETEVSTTVLNLVLKFVEDKSNRSSRPLKFAVSYCRRGIEETELKIAKDKISDPNLCALLDRNKCFAIVAAAVKEAVSDSSVDLKSPEICIFIELLPLYGMPKGSLVVAVSVLSQDLVSTKPRLCVKSLVLDPKAKKQAPQTS